The Haloplanus salinarum genome includes a region encoding these proteins:
- a CDS encoding type IV pilin — protein MSVPSRGVSPVVGVALMVALVVLLALVFATLAFGIDMPSDPHPQYSYRTAYVADGEGNTNDRPFVNLTLSGGRIEVGEDFYIVDSDGNEVRWDAVWTTSGPLTAGDHAHIDGYGSDDALNRACEGEVYRFVHRPNAEESAVLATIRIERQAVGSAADHC, from the coding sequence ATGTCCGTGCCCTCTCGGGGAGTGTCGCCCGTGGTGGGCGTCGCCCTCATGGTGGCGCTTGTCGTTTTGCTGGCGCTGGTCTTCGCGACGCTCGCGTTCGGGATCGACATGCCGAGCGACCCCCACCCACAGTACAGCTACCGGACCGCGTACGTCGCCGACGGCGAGGGGAACACGAACGACCGCCCGTTCGTGAACCTCACCCTCTCGGGTGGCCGTATCGAGGTCGGCGAGGACTTCTACATCGTCGACAGCGACGGCAACGAGGTCCGATGGGACGCCGTCTGGACCACGTCGGGGCCGCTGACAGCCGGCGACCACGCCCACATCGACGGCTACGGGAGCGACGACGCGCTCAACCGCGCCTGCGAGGGTGAGGTGTACCGCTTCGTCCACCGTCCCAACGCCGAGGAGAGCGCCGTCCTGGCCACGATCCGGATCGAGCGGCAGGCGGTCGGGTCCGCCGCCGACCACTGCTGA
- a CDS encoding sugar phosphate nucleotidyltransferase → MKAIVLAGGYATRLWPITKHRPKMFLPVGESTVIDTVFADLEADDRISEVFVSTNERFAADFESYLADSEFEKPTLSVEETTAEDEKFGVVGALAQLIDREGVEEDLIVVAGDNLISFDIAAFVDFFEAKETPALAAYDVGSKERARSYGLVDLDGDRVVDFQEKPDDPKSTLVSIACYAFPADDLPLFEEYLDAGENPDEPGWFIQWMQARQAVHAFTFDGAWFDIGTPESYLDAVAWHLDGDDRVHPTASVEDSRLRGDVHVMAGAEVVDSTLERTVVFPDATIRNADVRGSIIDEETRVENLDLADALIGAHSTMTNGADGD, encoded by the coding sequence ATGAAGGCCATCGTCCTGGCGGGCGGCTACGCGACGCGGCTCTGGCCGATCACCAAGCATCGGCCGAAGATGTTCCTGCCCGTCGGTGAGTCGACGGTCATCGACACCGTCTTTGCGGACCTCGAGGCGGACGACCGCATCTCCGAGGTGTTCGTCAGCACCAACGAGCGCTTCGCCGCCGACTTCGAATCCTACTTGGCCGACAGCGAGTTCGAGAAACCGACACTCTCCGTCGAGGAGACGACGGCCGAGGACGAGAAGTTCGGCGTCGTGGGCGCGCTCGCCCAACTCATCGACCGCGAGGGCGTCGAGGAGGACCTGATCGTCGTCGCCGGCGACAATCTCATCAGTTTCGATATCGCGGCGTTCGTCGACTTCTTCGAGGCCAAGGAGACGCCCGCACTCGCGGCCTACGACGTGGGATCGAAGGAACGGGCTCGATCGTACGGGTTGGTCGACCTCGACGGCGACCGCGTCGTCGACTTCCAGGAGAAACCCGACGACCCCAAGAGCACGCTCGTCTCCATCGCCTGCTATGCCTTCCCCGCCGACGACCTCCCGCTGTTCGAGGAGTACCTGGACGCAGGGGAGAACCCCGACGAACCGGGCTGGTTCATCCAGTGGATGCAGGCCCGACAGGCGGTCCACGCCTTCACCTTCGACGGCGCGTGGTTCGACATCGGCACCCCCGAGAGCTACCTCGACGCGGTCGCCTGGCACCTCGACGGCGACGACCGCGTCCACCCGACGGCGTCCGTCGAGGACTCCCGGCTCCGCGGCGACGTCCACGTGATGGCGGGGGCGGAAGTCGTCGACTCGACGCTCGAACGCACCGTCGTCTTCCCCGACGCGACCATCCGCAACGCCGACGTCCGCGGGTCGATCATCGACGAGGAGACCCGGGTCGAGAACCTGGACCTGGCCGACGCGCTCATCGGCGCGCACTCGACGATGACGAACGGCGCGGACGGGGACTGA
- a CDS encoding transcriptional regulator, giving the protein MESTTRERIAADLRDGAATASDLSARHGTARSTVYDHLRHVSRSLPDDERLLVSPPTCRDCGFDGFDDRINHPSNCPECRSESVDEPAFRIDRSG; this is encoded by the coding sequence ATGGAGTCGACGACCCGCGAACGCATCGCGGCCGACCTCCGGGACGGGGCTGCGACGGCGAGCGACCTCTCGGCCCGCCACGGCACCGCCCGGTCGACCGTCTACGACCACCTGCGACACGTCTCCCGGTCGCTCCCCGACGACGAGCGGTTGCTCGTCTCCCCGCCGACCTGCCGGGACTGTGGCTTCGACGGCTTCGACGACCGGATCAACCACCCCTCGAACTGCCCGGAGTGCCGCAGCGAGAGCGTCGACGAACCCGCCTTCCGGATCGACCGTAGCGGTTGA